The Streptomyces sp. P9-A4 genome contains a region encoding:
- a CDS encoding DUF6278 family protein: MNIPFLDNWRKRHEPEPAESPLAAAYDRDPEGVGELLAECELLRTRVAQSGVALDDTPRSLQELDQLPPHWRDDPEELPWVGNDAGLYLGTVIVRNVPGARWQVWPGGGPVVRLASGREIQVVEAGLDWAMTGSPELSQVYAEAAEY; encoded by the coding sequence ATGAACATCCCGTTTCTGGACAACTGGCGCAAGCGGCATGAGCCCGAGCCGGCCGAGTCCCCGCTGGCCGCGGCCTACGACCGCGACCCCGAGGGAGTGGGCGAGCTGCTCGCCGAGTGCGAGCTGCTGCGCACCCGCGTGGCGCAGTCCGGGGTGGCGCTCGACGACACCCCGCGCTCGCTCCAGGAGCTCGACCAGCTGCCGCCCCACTGGCGGGACGATCCGGAGGAGCTGCCCTGGGTCGGGAACGACGCGGGGCTCTACCTCGGCACCGTGATCGTCCGGAACGTGCCGGGGGCCCGCTGGCAGGTGTGGCCGGGCGGCGGACCGGTGGTCCGGCTCGCCTCGGGGCGTGAGATCCAGGTCGTGGAGGCCGGTCTCGACTGGGCGATGACGGGTTCGCCGGAGCTCTCGCAGGTCTACGCGGAGGCCGCCGAGTACTGA
- a CDS encoding exodeoxyribonuclease III: MRIATWNVNSITARLPRLLAWLESTGTDVLCIQETKCTAEQFPTEELRALGYESVVNATGRWNGVALVSRVGLADVVTGLPGGPEYDGAEEPRAISATCGPVRVWSVYVPNGREVAHEHYAYKLRWLEALKAAVGEDAAGDRPFAVLGDYNIAPTDDDVWDIGVFEGATHVTEPERAALAGLRETGLSDVVPRPLKYDHPFTYWDYRQLCFPKNKGMRIDLVYGNKPFAEAVTDSYVDREERKGKGASDHAPVVVDLDV, from the coding sequence ATGCGCATCGCCACCTGGAACGTCAATTCGATCACCGCCCGGCTGCCCCGGCTGCTCGCCTGGCTGGAGAGCACCGGCACGGACGTGCTGTGCATCCAGGAGACCAAGTGCACCGCCGAGCAGTTCCCCACCGAGGAGCTGCGCGCCCTGGGGTACGAGTCCGTGGTCAACGCCACGGGGAGGTGGAACGGCGTGGCCCTGGTCTCCCGCGTCGGCCTCGCTGACGTGGTCACCGGTCTGCCCGGCGGACCCGAGTACGACGGTGCCGAGGAGCCCCGGGCGATCTCCGCGACCTGCGGCCCGGTCCGCGTCTGGTCGGTGTACGTGCCGAACGGCCGGGAGGTCGCCCACGAGCACTACGCCTACAAGCTCCGCTGGCTGGAGGCGCTCAAGGCCGCCGTCGGGGAGGACGCGGCGGGGGACCGCCCCTTCGCGGTCCTCGGTGACTACAACATCGCCCCGACCGACGACGACGTCTGGGACATCGGCGTCTTCGAGGGCGCCACGCACGTGACCGAGCCGGAGCGGGCCGCGCTCGCCGGACTCCGCGAGACCGGTCTGTCCGACGTGGTCCCGCGCCCCCTCAAGTACGACCACCCCTTCACGTACTGGGACTACCGCCAGCTCTGCTTCCCGAAGAACAAGGGCATGCGCATCGACCTGGTCTACGGCAACAAGCCCTTCGCCGAGGCGGTCACCGACAGTTACGTGGACCGCGAGGAGCGCAAGGGCAAGGGCGCGTCCGACCACGCCCCGGTCGTCGTCGACCTCGACGTGTAG
- a CDS encoding MBL fold metallo-hydrolase, with the protein MKLTKKSHACVRLEKDGRTLVLDPGMFTEEDAVLGADALLVTHEHPDHFDEGRLRAALEANGAAEVWTLHSVAEQLSAAFPGRVHTVGHGDTFTAAGFDVQVHGELHAVIHPDIPRVTNVGFLVDGSVFHPGDALTVPDQPVDTLLLPVMAPWNKISEVIDYVREVGPRRAYDIHDALLTDLARPIYDRQIGALGGTDHNRLAPGTSTEV; encoded by the coding sequence GTGAAGCTGACGAAGAAGTCCCACGCCTGCGTGCGGCTGGAGAAGGACGGGCGGACGCTCGTCCTCGACCCCGGCATGTTCACCGAGGAGGACGCGGTCCTCGGGGCCGACGCCCTGCTCGTCACGCACGAGCACCCCGACCACTTCGACGAGGGCCGGCTGCGCGCGGCCCTCGAGGCGAACGGGGCCGCCGAGGTCTGGACGCTCCACAGCGTCGCCGAACAGCTCTCGGCGGCCTTCCCCGGCCGGGTGCACACCGTCGGTCACGGCGACACGTTCACGGCGGCCGGGTTCGACGTCCAGGTGCACGGCGAACTGCACGCCGTGATCCACCCGGACATCCCGCGCGTCACCAACGTGGGCTTCCTCGTCGACGGCTCCGTATTCCACCCCGGAGACGCCCTCACCGTGCCCGACCAGCCCGTGGACACGCTGCTGCTCCCCGTCATGGCCCCGTGGAACAAGATCTCCGAGGTCATCGACTACGTCCGCGAGGTCGGGCCGCGCCGGGCCTACGACATCCACGACGCGCTGCTGACCGACCTGGCCCGCCCCATCTACGACCGCCAGATCGGCGCCCTCGGCGGTACCGACCACAACCGCCTCGCCCCGGGCACGTCCACGGAGGTCTGA
- the pcaDC gene encoding bifunctional 3-oxoadipate enol-lactonase/4-carboxymuconolactone decarboxylase PcaDC yields the protein MCEREWVNEKNTETLQYGSDGPEDAPVLVLGPSLGTTRHMWDRQIPELIKDWRVVRFDLPGHGGAPAEPFTSVAELGDRLLATLDTLGIQRFGYAGCSLGGAVGLDLALRAPHRVASLALVATSPRFGSADEFRQRGVIVRANGLEPMARTAPEQWFTPVFAGAQPAIVDWAVQMVRTTDPACYVAACEALAVFDVREALDRIGVPVLVLVGSEDQVTGPAEARTLVAGIADARLAVVPGASHLAPVEQPAAVTDLLVEHFAGTAPDTSGVLTVPPLPAAPVPEPVPAVESAEAGRPDPYDKGIALRREVLGDARVDQALAGDPDGTFQDLVTRYAWGEVWNRDGLDRRTRSVVTLTALIAGGHREALADHTRAALRNGLSAAELREIVVHAGVYCGFPAAETALGVVARVVEEETRPPA from the coding sequence ATGTGCGAGCGTGAGTGGGTGAACGAGAAGAACACGGAAACCCTGCAGTACGGCTCTGACGGGCCGGAAGACGCCCCGGTCCTGGTCCTGGGACCCTCTCTCGGCACCACGCGCCACATGTGGGACCGGCAGATACCCGAACTCATCAAGGACTGGCGGGTCGTCCGGTTCGACCTCCCCGGGCACGGCGGCGCCCCCGCCGAGCCCTTCACCTCCGTCGCCGAGCTGGGCGACCGGCTCCTCGCCACCCTCGACACGCTCGGCATCCAGCGCTTCGGGTACGCGGGCTGCTCCCTCGGCGGCGCCGTCGGCCTCGACCTCGCCCTGCGCGCACCGCACCGGGTCGCCTCGCTCGCCCTGGTCGCGACCTCGCCCCGGTTCGGCAGCGCCGACGAGTTCCGCCAGCGCGGTGTCATCGTCCGGGCCAACGGCCTGGAGCCGATGGCCCGCACCGCCCCCGAGCAGTGGTTCACCCCCGTGTTCGCCGGTGCGCAACCCGCCATCGTGGACTGGGCGGTACAGATGGTCCGGACGACCGACCCCGCCTGCTACGTCGCCGCCTGCGAGGCCCTCGCCGTCTTCGACGTCCGCGAGGCCCTGGACCGGATCGGGGTCCCCGTGCTGGTGCTCGTCGGCTCGGAGGACCAGGTCACCGGGCCCGCCGAGGCCCGTACCCTCGTCGCCGGCATCGCCGACGCCCGGCTCGCCGTCGTGCCCGGCGCCTCGCACCTCGCCCCCGTCGAGCAGCCCGCCGCCGTGACCGACCTGCTCGTCGAGCACTTCGCGGGCACCGCGCCGGACACCAGCGGCGTCCTCACCGTGCCGCCGCTGCCGGCCGCCCCCGTGCCCGAGCCCGTCCCGGCCGTCGAGTCCGCGGAGGCGGGCCGGCCCGACCCCTACGACAAGGGGATCGCCCTGCGCCGCGAGGTCCTCGGCGACGCCCGTGTGGACCAGGCGCTGGCGGGGGACCCCGACGGCACCTTCCAGGACCTCGTCACCCGGTACGCCTGGGGCGAGGTCTGGAACCGGGACGGCCTCGACCGGCGCACCCGCAGCGTCGTCACCCTCACCGCGCTGATCGCCGGCGGTCACCGGGAGGCCCTCGCCGACCACACCCGCGCCGCCCTCCGCAACGGCCTGTCGGCCGCGGAGCTGCGCGAGATCGTGGTCCACGCGGGCGTGTACTGCGGCTTCCCCGCCGCCGAGACCGCGCTCGGCGTGGTCGCCCGCGTCGTCGAGGAGGAGACCAGGCCCCCGGCGTAA